A window of Daucus carota subsp. sativus chromosome 2, DH1 v3.0, whole genome shotgun sequence genomic DNA:
TTATGAGCAAATTAAGTTGGTTGACATGCTAATTTTCAatcttaaattattaatatctgttatattatatttatgattataaaaataCTGTGTGTTATTGTAAGCAttagttatttaaattttattaccaacttatttataatttgaaactatttagaagcaaaaaaagatattttctgATAAGGATTGGACCGATACCGAAGAAGCAAGTTCCTAAAAACAAAATCCCTATCCATTTGGGAAATGGCCCATATTTCCTTGGGCGGGACCTTCCAAAGTTTTTACTGTCCTCGctagtgtttttttttcccttaCTTTTATCCTCATTTGGCCTGGCAAAAaatgcaaaaataatatttcacctatttttattaaaaatatgttgtTATAAACAGAACATTAATTGTTAaaatataggtataaaatccATGAAGGGGCCTTCTCTAATATCTTAAGATTTTAGAGGAAATGGTTCTATGCATGATGCGTGATATCAGACTCTGGTCTGCGGGAGGTCTCGGGACAAATAATGGGATTTCAAGTGAGGGATagtgttaaaatataagtataaaatccATAAAGGGGTCtccactaagagcatctccagcagtttagctatatgatgtcctaagagcatctccaagagcctccttgttggctcctaaatataatataaaaaatgtggctcttagcaacttaggacaaagttaagagtgtaaactccaacaatactctctgcatctcttctctatttcatattttattcatatattgggctccactataacaaaagagatggaaagatggaggtgaattggagggaaagatttttttattgtgaaaaaataagttaggagcaatgtggtggctcttaactttgaggagagaggagagagaaacaaaaggctcttagtgatttaagagccagttaagagtctcttggagcaacatttttcctctccctcctcaaatatcaagttaggagcctaaatgaagagtctcttggagatgctctaaactaTTATACTAcatagagcatctccagcagagtcctaacatgttccctaaatatataataaaatattcattttttaagggattactacattttattgaattggaactccaacaacattccctatttctattctctattattattataatatcatattcaacttgtaagtaGGAGAGAGAAAGGAGGGAAAGAGGGAGAAAAGGAgaaaagtgaatattttattcttcaaaatagtatgaggaatggttccacaatctttaaaaatgaggaatgaagtggacatcctaactttttaaggGATGGCTGGGACTCTGctggaattatattttatgtaatattccttatattaatAGCTTAGGACACCATAcagggaagctgctggagatgctctaaggaatATGATATAAAACACAAACTCTAGTAGAATCCTAGCGATTccttaaaaagttaggatgcTCACTCATTCCTCGTTTTTAAGGATGGTGGAACCATTCCTCATACTATTTTGAACAATAAAatattcgcttttctcttttTTCCCACTCTTTCCCTCATTTTATCTCTCAtacttacaagttgaatataatgttataataatacggtttggctagtgtgtgcccatgggcacatgctaagcgcggaaatttttgtatttgagagattttgattggtgtggttggtgtatttgcacgggggtccaccattatcatgagataagagccaatcaaaatgatccaagcacaaaattttccgcgcttagcatgtgcctatgggcacaccatagaaaaaccgataataataataaggaatacAAATAGGGAATGCTGTTAGAATTCTCATTTAATAAAATGcatgttttattatatatttagtgaACATGATAGGACTCCAAGGGAGATAGGAGAtgctttaatattatatatttagtgaATATGATAGGACTCCAAGGGAGATAGGAGATGCTTTAATATCTGAAGATTTTAGAGGGAATGATTCTctacattaatatataattgaatatcatataaattattttatgataCAAATTCTTTTTATCATGTTGATTTCAACTTTCATCCCAAATGGGCACCAAATCTTTTTAATCCTCTCCattttaaaaatcgaaaaagCACGTAAGCTAGTGCCGAAACATGGGGTTGTATTCTTTAGAAAAAAGACGCACGACACAACTCCCTTTACattataaaaatcattattatattattattattatcttcgATTGATTAGAACAGCAAGCCAAGCCAAGAAGAACCAAGAAGAAAGCAAATCAAGAAAGAGACGAAGACTTCGCTGCTGCCATTTCTCCCCTGCTTCAAACATGAGCAACGACTAGTGGGTCCTCTTTCTTTCTCAATCTTCTTTCagattcatcttcatcttttCACTTGTTACTTGTTTCTTGCAGTGATTTTCTCTTCAAGCTTCTCCTCATCGGAGACTCCTCTGTCGGCAAATCGTGTCTGCTCCTCAGATTCGCtgtatgtgtttttttataCCCATCTTGCCCTTTTGGTGTTTTCTTGTGTGTTTATTTAGTTTACTTTGTTCATTTCAGGATGATTCTTATGTTGATAGTTACATTAGCACCATTGGAGTTGATTTTGTGAGTTTTCTTTGACTTTGATGTTGTTTTTTGTATTGCTTGTGGACTATTTGGTTATGTTTGTGCTTTGTGTTTCGATATTATTGGCCTGAATTTTTGGGTGTTgattcagaaaattaggactGTGGAGCAGGATGGGAAGACCATTAAGCTTCAAATTGTGAGTGTGGCTCTTTTCGCTGTGTgatatattcatttttgttgtttgtgtTCAAAAGCTTTAAGATGAATGTATACTTGCAGGACTAGTTTCGTTtgtaacacacacacacacacattttggTTTTGATGAAGCATTCTCATTGGTTATATACGACATTTTGGCCTATGATTTGTGATATGAAATTTCTATTTTAGTGGGATACTGCTGGCCAGGAGCGATTTCGGACTATAACGAGCAGCTACTACCGAGGGGCACATGGGATTATCGTGAGTGTCTTTGCTTTTGTTATCTCAGTGCAAAACTATCCTTTTGTTATCTCAATGCAAAACTATCTGTGCGTTGTATGGTATTTCACTCATATCTAGTGACGGTTATATGAGGGGGAAAAATAGTACACAATTCACGAGCACGTCATACAAATTCCCGTTCCTTATGCCAGTATGCACGCTTGTAAGAATCTAGAACACTGCTAGTTTCCTTTTTAGAGTTATTATTGTGTTTCATCTCACCTCATAATGTGTGTCGGGTGTACTAGATTTAGGCATAAATAGGGCAACTACCACATTCAGTGTCTATGTTTTTAGGTTGTATCTTCATgtgcttcaatatatatataagtgatgATATGTCATTATTGTGTGACCTactttgttaaaaattagtGAGATAATGATGTTTGCATGAAAAGGCACTTGGTAGGGTAAAGGGTGAAGCTGACGTGTGTGGTTTGGCATTATATCTGCTTATTGTTATGTTCATGTGTGtacatgtgatattattcaagTTCAGTCGATTCTGCTTCTCATTGGTGTTGATATCTAGTTTCTAGATCCAGTTTTTCACACGACAACTTAATGCACATCAGAAATAGACATTATCTGAAACTGACAATCGAAAAGCAATCAGAAACTTTTAAAGACATGTATAGTGTATAATCATCTGAAAACTACACCCTGTGGTCAATTCGCAGCTGATAATTAGTTACCTTCCTTTGCTACACCAGCAACATGGTAGCAGTTTATAGGTTAACCGTTCATCCTTCTTATGATGAATAGAGATTTTGAGTAATACTCTTTTACTTGCTTATTATTCCTAATGTTATTGTTCTTGCAACAGATTGTCTATGATGTTACTGACATGGAAAGCTTCAATAATGTGAAGCAATGGCTTAGTGAAATCGACAGATATGCAAATGAAAGTGTCTGCAAGCTTTTGGTGGGAAACAAGTGTGATTTGGTTGAGAACAAGGTTGTCGACACTGAAGTGGCAAAGGTAGAGTATGCTACGTCCTAATTTGATCCTCCTTCACTTAATTGTAAATCAAGATATCTTGACGCTTGTCAATTAACTCCCAAGACTTTCTCTCTATGCATCTTACTTTCTACTTATGGTCTGAAGCTTATGCAGCAGAGATCATTACTTTTCTTATGCCGATTAAAAGAGTCAGCTCTTAAATGAAGAGTCAAACTTTCTGTTTTGGGTGTCCCACAGTAATGGCCCACTTTCAAAATGAGTGTAGCTAATCGCAGTCCATTTCTGCATGGTCTATACTGACTAATTATATGTTAATACCACTTTCTCATTAAAGTTTGACTTGCGGAAGTGGAAATTAGTTTCAGAGAAGGGATAAATGTGTAGAGGTCTGGCAGTATCTGCAAACATTGGTAAATGTAGCGCGGGTTTTTGCATTGCCTCCGCAATTATATCTCCACGTCTCCACTATTGTAATATTGTACAGAAACGTGTATGGAAATTGTGCTGACCATTACATCCCAGTATCCCACCCCTCTCgcgaaaaaaattaataataagttAACTTGACGTCCCTTTTTTGTAATGGACTGACGTTACATTTATCATGAATCTTCATTAATTGCAGGCATTTGCTGATGAGCTTGGAATCCCTTTTATTGAGACCAGTGCGAAAGACTCTATTAATGTCGAGCAAGCCTTTTTGACCATGACCGGCGAGATAAAGAAGAAGTAAGATACCTTTATACCTTGTGAAAAAACTATTTCTGATTTCTGATCAAAAAATTGTTGCTTATTATCAGTTGTTATATTTTAAGTGACTGCTTGTGTTCCATAATGCTGTGAGCTGCACTTGAATCACTGATATTTCTATTGTTATCTTACCTGAACAATTATATGCAGAATGGGGAGTCAACCTGCTGCTGGCAATAAGACGTCAAACACTGTTCAGATCAAAGGGCAGCCAATCGAGCAGAAGGGCAACTGTTGTGGctaaaaatataattgtattCAGGTTTCTCTTTAGAAGGAAAGATGTTTGCACAGATTATAAACAGATGATGCTGAAGTTTGGTTTGGAATTCTGTAAACAGTTGTAGACTTGTGTTTTATTATGGTTAtccgtaatttattaatttcctTGAAAATAGTCGAGGTGCAAGAATTATAATACTCGCACACCTTATTACCTCTCATGCTCATGCCTACGCTGATAATCGAACTCCTAGTCTCAAGGAGGCGTTTGGTTCATGGTCATACCCTTCATTCCCCCTCAGGATCCAAACGTCCCCTAAGTTGTCCTGAAAAAGAGGTATCTCCTAGTTATGGTAATTGATATTTCTCTTGAAGCTAGTTTTGTACTCGTTTTGTTTTAGTAAACGGGCTCCATTTTTTAGCTTaatgtcaaaaataatttaaagcccAAATAATTTAAAGCCTGGCTTTAAATTTGCATGGCTCCATTTCTCTTCAAGCTACTTTTAGAGCTTTGTTTCAACCAGAGTGCTAATGGTGAGTCTCAAGTCCAAACTATGTTACTGTAACCTTCTCCGGGACAAACTAGATGCAACCTCGAAGAGGTGAATTTGAGGGTAAATTAGTTCGGATTTTAACAagtaacttataaattataaattctattCCATCGTAGTtgatattcatttttatttacaaactTGACACAATATTCCGATACATAAAACGTTTTATAATTCATCATTTTTGCACGAGTCCACCCGAAATAGCCGATAAAATACAACACGCGTGAACGGACATGGTGCCATGCTGGCCTCGTGGGTGTATTAAAATGTTGAAGTGTATCCTAGTCAAGTCGTACCcacgttttattttatttattcatccGATATTACAGAGTGTTTGATATTTTCCTGCAAAATCACGTCTTGCCCTTTAATTGAGCACAAACCTGATTAATTGTGTTTGATTCAGCAAACACCTCTAATTAATCTAATTAGTATTGTTGATTGACAAAAACCACCACTATAAGCTAGCTTAACTTCAGCTTAAGCTATACATAATGTGGCAGCTGCAAATAACGGTGTTACACCACATACgaaaattatgtataaataCACGTTAGCTGATGAGTAAGTTAATACGAAACCAATTAATTAGCTTAACCTTTGGTATGAACTTTTGATTTTCTTCATCTTCCGATTTTCAGCTCATTCCTCCGACGACTTACATGGAGTATATTATATACCATAAACTTGATTGTCACATAACATTTGGGTAAGATTTTGTCTTGTAACCATGATTGCTTGACCACACCCAATGGAACTCATTATTCACGTGTTTTGAGATTGAACTTGGCATATGTTAGTTGTTTTGCACAATTTaaagaataacaaataaaatcccAGTACGCGTAGCAATATCATGATCGTGACGCTGGGGTTTGAACTCGAGTCTCGTGTGGAATTTCCGACACGTTAGTTAATCAATCCTTCTAAATCTTAGAATGAGGATTTAAAgatcttattatattttaatacataatTAAACGGAGTAGCTTATATTGTGGTTTCGACTGAACTTCAAAATTTCAGATTATTTTTGTAACTGGTTTGGGTGCAGAGGTGGATAAGAATAAGAAGTGCGTAGGAATGAGCTGGCAGTTTCTCCAATTCCTCAACTCCCATCTGCCTAGTTATAAATGATGTTCCCTCGCAACATTATAAGTACTCCTCATACTTGAATCCATCAGCTACACATAAACATACGTTCTTCCTCGTATCATATAGAGTGCTATTCACGAGTAGTATAACAGAGATGAGTAAAGAAATTCAGAATCGAGAAGTGGAGAAGATGTTAGATGGAAAATCATCgtcatcgtcatcatcattatcatcacCAAAACATGAGATGCCATTGTTGGCTCTAAATCATGTTTCCTACGTTTGCAAATCGCTAGCCACTTCTGTCAAATTTTACGAGGATGTGCTGGGATTTGTTCTTGTCAAGCGCCCATCTTCCTTCGACTTTGAAGGTGCATGGTACGTAATCATGTCAATGCTACtttcattcggaagaaaaataaaattaaatatattatgaaattatattttacaatagtcttaaaatacgtgttgaGCTCTCTGTTCCTGATGCAAAGAACctggggacggagggagtataattatgCTGTTATGCTTGTTTATTGAggtttgaaataaatttgcagGCTATTCAACCATGGAATTGGCATACATTTGCTAGAAGTGAAAAATGCAGCAACAAGAAAAGGCCAGAAGATAAATCCCAAAGACAACCACATTTCCTTCCAGTGCACAAACATGGACCTCATCATCCGCCAATTGCAGACCATGAACATTGAATACGTGACAGCAGTGGTGTCCGAAGGCGGGGTCATGGTGGATCAGCTGTTCTTTCATGATCCAGATGGTTACATGATTGAAATTTGCAATTGCCAGAACCTTCCTATCCTCCCTCTCTCAGGCCCTGCTTCATGCCCTGTTGCAAAGTCAAGTACTCCTAACAAAAATATGCCGAATTGTGGTAAGTAGTATTGtattattattcttgttttgtaAGATTTAGTCCATGCAAGTTATAGATTGAGTGTGGTTCATTGTATTGACCTGGAGAAAATTGCGCGATTAATTGCAGGAAAGATGTGTTCAGAGGGGAAGATGTGCAGGGAAGTCGAGGCGTTGATGATGGATAACTTGGTTGTGGGGATGATGGATCTTTACTTCTGAGATGTTATTGAGCATTTTATATGCTTGAAGAGTTAAATCCTGTAGTTAATTTGATCAACGAGTCTATGATGAATATGCGAGAGTTATGAAATTGTAAGATTGTTTATTGTTCATgtatatatgaaataatattagTGGAGAGAATTCCTGTATAAATTTTTGTACTTTGCAGATTCAAACTAGAGCTCAGTAATGGGTTTTTAGAATACCTAAAGATTTATAAAAACCTTtgtcaagaagaagaagaagaagaaagatagTAGCATACATCTAGCGGAAGAAAGTGTTGGACATGAAAAACTCTATGAAGTTAATTTTTCGTTGAATGATATTGTAGCATTCATCAAAAACTTAAGAGTTAAGCTGTCCATCGCTTTTTTTCGCTGAACGTATGCTACTAACATATGTATGTCAGGCACCCGGACCCATAAAACATTACACCCAAGGAAGAATCGCTTACTGGAACAAATTAGATAAGCTTTCTTCAATCACCAAATATCTGTGTCCTTAATTGGCCAAGGCCTCAGCAGGCCACAGAGAAACAAGGTGTGTCGGTGTGCTCTGTCTGTCTTGAAATCTCAGAACAGACAACCGTAACTATCAAGATCCTATTGGACCGTCCTCTAACGCCTTAAGATCCCCGTCAAATATTAATTTGGATGCATGTGAAGTTACAGTTATATAAATACATGTAGGGATGAGTTGATGAGTTCCTGTTTGTTTGTGCATGTACGTCTAGATCTAAATCTAGACCTCATTTCATCTTCTCTCATGATGTGAAAGAAGATGAGTAGATCTAACACATCAGCAACGACTGATAGTGACTTGAAAATATCAGACCCTTCATCATATATAGTGCATAAATAAATGGATCCTATGAAAATTGCagagaaatatttaaaatgacAACTTTGAATATCAAAACCAAAACAAACTATACTTGATCCCCCTACTGAACTACCTACTAGAATATTTATTCTAAACACTAATTCCTAATGCCTAGCAGAAGACTAGCAGACCTTGGACTAATCACCTAATGATCCTTAATTTTGATCTGAACAGGGAACGACAATACTTTATCTCCGATCATCACCGTGTGCCCTCCGGATGGTAACAGTTTGTAGGCATTGTAGTTCACAACGAAGAAACTCTGGCAAACATTCAGAACAAATTTGACTGTCGCGGTTTCTTTGGCACGAATAAAGACTGACTTGAAAGCAACAACCTGTTTGATATGAACTCCCTCGATGTTTTCAGGTGGTACTGAATAAACTATAACAGTCTCAGTCCCATCCATTTTTCCTTTGTTTTGAATCTCCACTTCAAACTCAATGTGCTCATCACAGTGCATATCTTCCACTTTAACTGCAGGACATGAGGGCTTAAACATACCAGCAGTGTAGTTCAGGTCTCGACAGTGTTGGAATTTGTTCAGCTTAATATCAACTTTTCGAGATGCTTTTTTCAGGTTGTAGGCAAATTTAGTGTAGCTCAGACCGTGTCCGAATGGGAACACTGTTGAGCCATTGTAGAACTTGTAAGTCCTGCCCGGAAAACCTAGAGCATCGTCTGGCCTTAATTGCATCGATGTCATTGGCAACATGTCTGTGTAATTAGCTGGGTACCATGTAAGTGGTAATCTTCCACCTAATTAAATCAAGCATATAAAAATTAGTAACTacaaatagtaaacttttagaTAATTGTGAACACTGTCTAAACATGTATTACCAGGATTGTGCTTTCCAAAGATTACATCAGCAATGGCTTGACCACCCTCTTGACCGGGATAACCAGCCCAGATGATTGCTTGAGTGTCGTTGCTATGCTTCGCGTGTGACAGATCAACAACGCCACCAGACATGACTACAACAATAGTTGGACCTTTAGACAGCTTTGAAACTTGTTCAATTAACTGGTGCTGGTATCCGGGGAGAAGAAGGTCTGTTCTGTCATGCTCCTCTCTTTCAAACTCTAAGGCCAGACCGACAAGAACTATTGTAGCATCTGCATTTTTGGCTGCTTCCATAGTCTGATAAATCATGCTTTCGTTCTTGCAAGCAACATCTCCACACCCCCTATGGAATTCAACTTTCGCGTAATTTGATAGACCATTAATTGGAGATGTGTATTTACACGGATTGCCtgtattacatcagatcatataATTGTCAGAGAATATATATCCAATCGATATGCAAGAACATAaactataaaattcatattaccTGCATAATTTCCAATCATGATTTCAGTGGCATTAGCATGAGGACCAACCACTGCAATGGTCTTGTGCTTATCAGGATTCAAGGGCAAACTATTGTTAGCATTCTTCAAAAGTACGATCCCTTGCCTAGCTGCATCGGTTGCCAGTTCAATATTTTCTTTACTACAAATATCACTCTTTCCCAGGGCCTCCAGTTTCTTGTTTCCATCAAACCATCCGAGTCTCATAAGCACGGTGTATAAATTTGTCAGTGCATTGTCTATCGTGCTTTCCCTGACCTTCCCCTGAAGAACTGCATTCCCCGTATAATTCTTGTAGTAGAATCCACAATCCAAATCTAAACCTATATATGCCACAAAAAGATAATTAATTACAGAAACTACATTTTAATAGCACTAAGTACAAACTATAATATTAAAACTACCTGCATTTAGTGCTTGTGAAACAGCCTCCTCTGGAGTATCATGAAGCCATTGTTCATTCTTAAACATCACCTTGACTGAATCACAATCCGAGACAATGTACCTTTACAAATAAATCAAACCAAAACGTATTTTGAGTCATGAATTTATCTTTTTAATGTTATAGATGACAATGAAAAATATGTAGACATGGTTTTATTTTGAAGAACATACCCATGAAGATTCCACTCCCCTCTAAAAGTATCGGTTAGCAGATTCCGATCAGCACAAGCAGGAATTCCGTCAATTTCATTGAATGAGCACATGACACTAGCAACATCACCTTCTTTTACACACATTTCAAATGGTCTTTGGAATGTTTCAACCATATCTTGTTGATGCACCTAGCATTCGAAAACATCCTCATAAATTTACAAGACAGATCATATTTCTACTTTAAATCAAGCTCATGAGACTTACCCTAGCATCAAAGGTTCTCCGATTAGCTCCAAGCCACATATCAAGATCATAAGCTGCATAGTGCTTACAACAAGCACCAACCTTCAGAGGCCTAGTGTTCAAATCAGTGATATTTTCGGTTCCTTCAATGTCCTGCAAACCTCTAACATATGAATAAGCATAAACTCCCACCACATAAGGGTCTTCCCCCGGTGTTTCTAGAGTCCGTCCCCATCTGGGATCGCGTACAACATTAATATTCGGACTCCAGAATGTCAGTCCTGCATGTCCTAGATTGTACATTGCCCTCGCCTCATTCGACACCACCTGCAAATAATTACATATAACGCATTCCATCatgatcatatatttatagGCTGTAAAATGATCCCGGTGATACCAGATACTTTCTCTCTATATatcggatcatattatttttaggcACAGTATACCCCTATGCTCAAGTATCGGATCATATCAA
This region includes:
- the LOC108209292 gene encoding ras-related protein RABD1, yielding MSNDYDFLFKLLLIGDSSVGKSCLLLRFADDSYVDSYISTIGVDFKIRTVEQDGKTIKLQIWDTAGQERFRTITSSYYRGAHGIIIVYDVTDMESFNNVKQWLSEIDRYANESVCKLLVGNKCDLVENKVVDTEVAKAFADELGIPFIETSAKDSINVEQAFLTMTGEIKKKMGSQPAAGNKTSNTVQIKGQPIEQKGNCCG
- the LOC108208022 gene encoding glyoxylase I 4 produces the protein MSKEIQNREVEKMLDGKSSSSSSSLSSPKHEMPLLALNHVSYVCKSLATSVKFYEDVLGFVLVKRPSSFDFEGAWLFNHGIGIHLLEVKNAATRKGQKINPKDNHISFQCTNMDLIIRQLQTMNIEYVTAVVSEGGVMVDQLFFHDPDGYMIEICNCQNLPILPLSGPASCPVAKSSTPNKNMPNCGKMCSEGKMCREVEALMMDNLVVGMMDLYF
- the LOC108207928 gene encoding beta-xylosidase/alpha-L-arabinofuranosidase 1; this encodes MAKLKSLLALFTLFTILVACSARKTPSTTPRTSTIIAKKTFGNFSGHVCDAERYSQLGMEIKDFAFCDSSLSYQVRVKDLIDRMTLEEKVRQLGDTAYGVPRLGLPLYEWWSEALHGVADVGQEGSKATYFDDIVPGATSFPNVINTVASFNETLWKAIGEVVSNEARAMYNLGHAGLTFWSPNINVVRDPRWGRTLETPGEDPYVVGVYAYSYVRGLQDIEGTENITDLNTRPLKVGACCKHYAAYDLDMWLGANRRTFDARVHQQDMVETFQRPFEMCVKEGDVASVMCSFNEIDGIPACADRNLLTDTFRGEWNLHGYIVSDCDSVKVMFKNEQWLHDTPEEAVSQALNAGLDLDCGFYYKNYTGNAVLQGKVRESTIDNALTNLYTVLMRLGWFDGNKKLEALGKSDICSKENIELATDAARQGIVLLKNANNSLPLNPDKHKTIAVVGPHANATEIMIGNYAGNPCKYTSPINGLSNYAKVEFHRGCGDVACKNESMIYQTMEAAKNADATIVLVGLALEFEREEHDRTDLLLPGYQHQLIEQVSKLSKGPTIVVVMSGGVVDLSHAKHSNDTQAIIWAGYPGQEGGQAIADVIFGKHNPGGRLPLTWYPANYTDMLPMTSMQLRPDDALGFPGRTYKFYNGSTVFPFGHGLSYTKFAYNLKKASRKVDIKLNKFQHCRDLNYTAGMFKPSCPAVKVEDMHCDEHIEFEVEIQNKGKMDGTETVIVYSVPPENIEGVHIKQVVAFKSVFIRAKETATVKFVLNVCQSFFVVNYNAYKLLPSGGHTVMIGDKVLSFPVQIKIKDH